DNA sequence from the Halalkalicoccus subterraneus genome:
CGGAGTAGCCGTCGAACCAGCGGGCGACCCGCTCGATCCGGTCGACGATATGGCCGGGCTCGCCCGAGCGCGAGAGTTCGTGGCCCTCGCGAGGGTAGCGCACGAGGCGGGTCTCGACCCCGCTTTTCTTGAGGAAGAGGTAGAACATTTCCCCGTTGTTGACGGGCACCCGGAAGTCCTCGTCGGCATGGATCACGAGCGTCGGCGTCTCGACCTCGCCCGCGGAGGCGACCGGCGACTGGGCCCAGAGGAACTCCGGCTCCTCCCACGGCTCGGTCCCGAAATCCCACTCGACGAGCTTGAACGCGTCCGTCGAACCGTAGAAGCTCGACAGGTCGTAGACGCCGCGCTGGGCGACTGCACCTTCGAACCTGTTCGTGTGGCCGACCAGCCAGCCGGTCATGTATCCTCCGAAACTCCCGCCCGTAACGAACTGCTCCGTCTCGTCGACGAAGGGGCGCTCGCAGACCGTCTTCGCGCCCGCGAGCACGTCACGCGCGGTCACCGCTCCCCAATCGCGCTCGATGGCGGCCATGTGCTCCTCGCCGTAGCCCGTCGAGCCCCGCGGGTTGCACCAGAAGACGACGTAGCCCCGCGCAGCTAAACTTTGAAACTCGTGCCACATCGTGCCCGCAGTGCTCCACATCGCGTGGGGACCGCCGTGGATCTCGACGACCAGCGGGTACGATTCCCCGTCCTCCATGTCCGGCGGGGTCAGCACCCAGCCCTGGACATCCTCGCCGTCCGATTCGAACCACAGCTCCTCGGGCTGGGGGACCGCCCGATCGGTCAGATACTCGTCGTTGACCCGCGTGAGCCGGTTGGTCTCGGCGCCGGCGGGCGTCGAGACGAACACGTCGCCCGGATGGTCCCACTCGCTTTTCGTCATCGCTACGGCATCCCGTCCGGGATCGAACCCGTCGACGTGGCCGTCGCGGGCGACGGTCTCGATCCTGTCCTCATCCGCGCGCCGGAGGGCCACGTCCCCCTCGTCGGGCGTGAGGAAATAGAGGTGGTTCTCGTCGGGACCCCATGTCGGGGTGCCCTCGACGGTGCGATCCAGCGACCCCGTGACGGTCGTTTCGGTTTCGCTTGCCCGGTCGAACACCCGGAGGTCGGTCTGGCGGAGCGTCGATCCCCCGTCGGGCGTGTGGTGGTACGCGACCCGGCCGTCGGCGGTCACGGCGAGTCCGACCGTCCAGCCGGTCGTTTGTACGAGGACCTCCTCGGATCCGCCCTCGACGTCGTGTGCGATCACGTCGTGGACGGCGTTGTCGTCGGGGTCGTCGGTACGTTTCGCGGCGTAGTAGATCGTCTCGCTATCGCCCCACTCGGGGGCGACGTAGTCGTAGTCGCCGTCGGTCAACCGGGTGATCTCGCCGCTGCTCGTCGGATCGAGTGCGACGGTGTAGACGTGGCTTCGCCCGCCGTCGAAATAGCGCTGTCCGGCGCGGTAGACCAGCCGGTCGATCACCCGCGGATCGGGGGTTTCGGGTTCGTATTCCTCGCCGTCGAGTCCGACGTCTCGACCCTCCTCGCGGTCCTCCTCCGTGCTCGATTGGACGAAGGCGATTCGCTCGCCGTCGGGCCTCCAGGCGATCCGTGAGACCCCGCCGACGACGTTCGTCACCCGCCACGCTTCGCCCCCGTCGGTGGGGGCAACCCAGAGTTGCGCTCGGTCGTCATCGCCGCGCGTACTCACGAACGCGAGTCGGTCGCCCGAGGGGCTCCACCGCGGTTCCGAATCGACGCCCTCAGTGAGGGTGAACCGCCGGAAATCGCCGCCACCCAGCGACGCGGTGTGGATCGTCGCCTCGTTCCCCTCGTCATCCCTCGGCGTCGTCCGCACGAACGCCACGCGTTCGCCGTCGGGCGAGAGCCGTGGATCGCCCACCCGAACGAGCTCGTGGTAGTCGCTAGCGCTGATCGTCTGCATGGTTCGGACTCGGAAGCCGACGCGAATAGGGTTTCGGTTCGAAACTACTCGATCCCGACCCGCCCGCTGGTGGCGTCCCGGAGCCTGTCACACAGCTCCGCGCGCTCCTCGCTTGGGACCCGCACCGCGAAGGTCGCGCGCTCGTCGTAGGTGGCATCGAACTCGCATCCGGAGCTTTCGATGATCCCCCGCACGGTACCGGAATCGTCGTACTCGGCGGCGATCTTCAGGCTGTCGTGGGGGCGTTCCTCGACGATCCCGGCGGCGTCGAGCGCCTCACTGACGGCCCGCGAGTACGCCCGGACGAGTCCGCCGTACCCCAGATGGGTGCCGCCGTAGTACCGGGTGACCACACAGACGGCGTTCTCGATCCCCTCGCCCTGCAGGACGTTCAGGGCCGGTTTCCCGGCCGATCCCGAGGGCTCGCCGTCGTCACTGGAGTACTCCCGGAACGGATCAGCCCGCACTCGATACGCGGGAACGTGGTGGGTGGCGTCGGCGTGCTCCGCCTCGACCTCCGCGGCGAACGCCTCCGCCCCGGCTACCGTCTCGACGGGCTTGACGTGGCCGATGAACTCCGAGCCCCGTACTTCGAAGGCGGCGCTGGCTCGCGTCCCGACGGTGCGGTAGGTCTCGCTCACTGGAGTTCGAGCGTCCGGACGAACGGGAGTTCGCGCAGGTCGTTGAGCACGTCGCCCGGAATCGGCTCGTCGGTGACGATGTAGAGGCGGGGCTCGTCGGTGAACTCCGGGTCCTCGCTCACCGTTTGGCGGATCGAAATGTCGTTCTCGGCGAGCAGTCCCGTGATAGTGGCGACGATCCCCTCCTGGCCCGCATCCCGCACCGCGATCGTCAGCGTCGAGAGGTCGATCACGGGCGCGAGATCCATCAGGCTGGGGATCTGGGAGATGTTCTGGAAGACGAGCCTGAGCTCCTCGTCCGCGAGGATCGCGCTCGTGGTCGAGTCGACGACCCGCCGGTCGACGCCGATCTCGCTGGCGACCTGCGTGTTCGGGATCTCGATAGTCCCTGAAACGACACGACCGTCGTCGTTGACCGAGAACCCTCGTTCGAGCAGCAGTCTTATCACCGCCTGCTGGCTGGGCGAGCCCTCGAACTTGGCCATGATCTCGTCGAACATCACAACTGTCCCTTCGTGCTCGGGGTCCCGCCGCGGCGCTCGTCGATCCGGGTCGCGTCGTCGAGCGCGCGGGCAAGGCATTTGAACAACGCCTCGATCTCGTGGTGGGCGTTCTCGCCCTCGACACCCAGATGGAGCGTGAGTCCGGCGTTCATCGCGAGCGATTCGGCGAAGTGGCGCGCCATGTCGCTGGTCAGCTCGCCCACCGAGTCCTGGGAGAACTCGCCGTCGAAGTAGAACCGGGGTCGGCCGCTGACGTCGACTACTACGGAGGCGATCGCCTCGTCGAGCGGAACCCGCCGGTCGGCGTAGCGGACCATCCCCGATTTGTCGCCGACGGCCTCCGAGACGGCCTCGCCGAGGACGATCGCGACGTCCTCGACGGTGTGGTGGTCGTCGATCTCTAGGTCGCCGTCGCATCTGACAGTGAGGTCGAAGAGGCCGTGGGTCGCGAAGGCGGCCAGCATGTG
Encoded proteins:
- a CDS encoding S9 family peptidase, encoding MQTISASDYHELVRVGDPRLSPDGERVAFVRTTPRDDEGNEATIHTASLGGGDFRRFTLTEGVDSEPRWSPSGDRLAFVSTRGDDDRAQLWVAPTDGGEAWRVTNVVGGVSRIAWRPDGERIAFVQSSTEEDREEGRDVGLDGEEYEPETPDPRVIDRLVYRAGQRYFDGGRSHVYTVALDPTSSGEITRLTDGDYDYVAPEWGDSETIYYAAKRTDDPDDNAVHDVIAHDVEGGSEEVLVQTTGWTVGLAVTADGRVAYHHTPDGGSTLRQTDLRVFDRASETETTVTGSLDRTVEGTPTWGPDENHLYFLTPDEGDVALRRADEDRIETVARDGHVDGFDPGRDAVAMTKSEWDHPGDVFVSTPAGAETNRLTRVNDEYLTDRAVPQPEELWFESDGEDVQGWVLTPPDMEDGESYPLVVEIHGGPHAMWSTAGTMWHEFQSLAARGYVVFWCNPRGSTGYGEEHMAAIERDWGAVTARDVLAGAKTVCERPFVDETEQFVTGGSFGGYMTGWLVGHTNRFEGAVAQRGVYDLSSFYGSTDAFKLVEWDFGTEPWEEPEFLWAQSPVASAGEVETPTLVIHADEDFRVPVNNGEMFYLFLKKSGVETRLVRYPREGHELSRSGEPGHIVDRIERVARWFDGYS
- a CDS encoding IMPACT family protein, with the translated sequence MSETYRTVGTRASAAFEVRGSEFIGHVKPVETVAGAEAFAAEVEAEHADATHHVPAYRVRADPFREYSSDDGEPSGSAGKPALNVLQGEGIENAVCVVTRYYGGTHLGYGGLVRAYSRAVSEALDAAGIVEERPHDSLKIAAEYDDSGTVRGIIESSGCEFDATYDERATFAVRVPSEERAELCDRLRDATSGRVGIE
- a CDS encoding amino acid-binding protein; the protein is MFDEIMAKFEGSPSQQAVIRLLLERGFSVNDDGRVVSGTIEIPNTQVASEIGVDRRVVDSTTSAILADEELRLVFQNISQIPSLMDLAPVIDLSTLTIAVRDAGQEGIVATITGLLAENDISIRQTVSEDPEFTDEPRLYIVTDEPIPGDVLNDLRELPFVRTLELQ
- the hisB gene encoding imidazoleglycerol-phosphate dehydratase HisB → MTDRTAEITRETAETEIECVLEIDGNGDSEVETGIAFFDHMLAAFATHGLFDLTVRCDGDLEIDDHHTVEDVAIVLGEAVSEAVGDKSGMVRYADRRVPLDEAIASVVVDVSGRPRFYFDGEFSQDSVGELTSDMARHFAESLAMNAGLTLHLGVEGENAHHEIEALFKCLARALDDATRIDERRGGTPSTKGQL